Proteins encoded within one genomic window of Manis pentadactyla isolate mManPen7 chromosome 4, mManPen7.hap1, whole genome shotgun sequence:
- the LOC130683641 gene encoding ral-GDS-related protein-like has translation MVSSCDEGHDEGPEEDLRIPRMGRARRLAWEPQRVPSVIDASQLSSTLVGRVLHHLVQEEHLGPAVAELEDPRQRQLAPETQGGPASWVEPVQELPATPVLELRPVSPASAPEEPEDVPAVASAPGPGPELEPHEPLGTGPGAPAGMALGLAEPGADPEPTRPCAMSPWDIPGVVSGPELEPHEPSGPGPMAPARMALGLAEPEVDLEPTRPCAMSPWDIPGVVSGPELEPHEPSSPGPVAPAGMALGLEEPEADPEPTSPCAWSTWDEPGEEEPTILAFPPSLVAEQLTLMCAELYGRIEFGECKTYLESQPLMEGIELLAPNIHNIMRQFDATFYFVTSSCLGAPSLMAQDRARVVEFWIQVAKECLDLKNFESLHAILCALGSSAVCRLESTWGHVSWKSFWSYKKLQKRDQGLNGKQLLKEARATVRRRRQAPYGYLDRKAQGIVPFLGYFLRDVPMDQLSEYNADVSDPARHRKGRMVTLIGREIMMHKRVAALYDLEPDERFLSFFQTVEPLDEEKSYRLSCQLEASGQWARIKGLLQFFRSHEI, from the exons ATGGTCTCCTCATGTGATGAGGGGCATGACGAGGGGCCAGAGGAGGATCTGAGAAT ccccaggatgggacgggctaggcgcctggcctgggagccccagCGTGTGCCCAGTGTCATCGATGCCAGCCAGCtgtcatccaccctggtgggccgagtcctccaccacttggtccaggaggagcacctggggcccgcggtggcagagctggaag acccacggcagaggcagctggctccagagacacaggGGGGCCCCGCTTCGTGGGtagagcccgtccaggagctccctgcgacccctgtgctggagctacggccggtgtcacctgcttcagcccctgaagagccggaggatgtcccagcagtggcctcagccccgggtccaggccctgagctggagccccatgagcccttgGGCACGGGGCCTGGAGCACCAGCCGGAATGGCATTAGGCCTGGCAGAGCCAGGGGCAGACCCGGAGCCCACCAGACCCTGTGCCatgagcccctgggacatcccaggagtggtctcaggccccgagctggagccccatgagccatCGGGCCCGGGGCCCATGGCACCTGCCAGAATGGCACTGGGCCTGGCAGAGCCAGAGGTGGACCTGGAGCCCACCAGACCCTGTGCCatgagcccctgggacatcccaggagtggtctcaggccccgagctggagccccatgagccttcGAGCCCGGGACCCGTGGCACCTGCCGGAATGGCACTGGGCCTGGAAGAGCCAGAGGCGGACCcggagcccaccagcccctgtgcctgGAGCACCTGGGATGAGCCGGGGGAGGAGGAGCCGACGATCCTGGCGTTTCCCCCCTccctggtggccgagcagctgaccctgatgTGTGCA GAGCTGTACGGCAGGATTGAATTTGGTGAATGTAAGACCTACTTAGAGAGCCAGCCACTGATGGAAGGCATTGAGCTCCTGGCCCCCAACATCCATAACATCATGAGGCAATTTGATGCCACGTTTTACTTCGTCACCTCCTCCTGCCTCGGGGCCCCGAGCTtgatggcccaggacagggcccgagtggtggagttctggatccaggtggccaAG gagtgccTGGACCTCAAAAATTTCGAGTCCCTCCACGCCATTCTCTGTGCCCTGGGGAGCTCTGCTGTGTGTCGTCTGGAGAGCACCTGgggacatgtttcctg gaAGAGCTTCTGGAGCTATAAAAAACTTCAAAAGAGGGACCAGGGGCTTAACGGGAAGCAGCTCCTCAAG GAGGCGAGGGCCACGGTGAGGCGACGGCGGCAGGCCCCCTACGGATACCTGGATAGGAAGGCGCAG GGCATAGTCCCGTTCCTTGGATATTTTCTGCGTGACGTGCCCATGGACCAACTCTCGGAATATAATGCGGACGTGAGTGACCCAGCGAGGCACCGGAAGGGCAGGATG gtcactCTCATCGGACGTGAGATCATGATGCACAAGCGCGTGGCCGCGCTGTATGACCTGGAGCCCGATGAGCGCTTCCTGTCCTTCTTTCAAACcgtggagcccctggatgaggagaagag ctaccgcctgtcctgccagctggaggccTCAGGCCAGTGGGCCAGGATAAAGGGGCTGTTGCAGTTCTTCAGGTCCCACGAGATATAA